Proteins encoded together in one Passer domesticus isolate bPasDom1 chromosome 6, bPasDom1.hap1, whole genome shotgun sequence window:
- the ASCL2 gene encoding achaete-scute homolog 2 has product MNGGALPPLPPAAPRCRRRPASPELLRCKRRLAFAALPGTGAAAAAAVARRNERERNRVRLVNLGFAALRQHVPHGAASKKMSKVETLRSAVEYIRALQRLLDEHDAAASFPDGRGRVAVGEVGGGGGYSSASPSFGSSAPGSPCSSEESGYDAALSPEERELLDFTSWLGSY; this is encoded by the coding sequence ATGAACGGCGGGGCTCTGCCGCCGCTGccccccgccgcgccccgctgCCGCCGGCGGCCCGCCTCCCCCGAGCTGCTGCGCTGCAAGCGCCGCCTGGCCTTCGCCGCCCTGCCGGGcaccggggcggcggcggcggccgccgtGGCCCGTCGGAACGAGCGGGAGCGCAACCGCGTGCGGCTCGTCAACCTGGGCTTCGCCGCCCTCCGCCAGCACGTCCCGCACGGCGCCGCCAGCAAGAAGATGAGCAAGGTGGAGACCCTGCGCTCCGCCGTCGAGTACATCCGCGCCCTGCAGCGGCTCCTCGACGAGCACGACGCCGCCGCCTCTTTCCCCGACGGCCGCGGGCGGGTGGCCGTCGGCGAAgtcggcggcggcggcggctacTCCTCCGCTTCTCCCTCCTTCGGCTCCTCCGCGCCCGGCTCGCCGTGCTCCTCCGAGGAGAGCGGCTACGACGCGGCGCTGAGCCCCGAGGAGCGGGAGCTGCTGGACTTCACCAGCTGGCTGGGCAGCTACTGA